A genomic segment from Mesotoga sp. UBA6090 encodes:
- the recG gene encoding ATP-dependent DNA helicase RecG, with protein sequence MLFEQFLDRCEELFETSLTEKKEVSVLPEFRQLISLVDKEELSSYASLEDYFPKFTSYFSGIDSLSDDRKLRRLRNGLEMIEKLRKIFLMRSAEEIDSLLGRPVSHSTPIKFAYSVGEARSKILKRMDIETVGDLIYYFPRDYEDRRIIVSISSIVPDCKVSVKGRILNFSAKKVSGYTIISAVASDGFGQLLLKWFNQDYILQKLKKEREYLIHGLAKKTPFGPMEMNSPEIEEVEGEVPREILPVYSLTSGISMKMMRKVIKRNLGLVRSLDNLVPLPFVKSRDLLDRRHAFVAIHFPKSQFEIRKARETLAYEEFFLFETSILYRRRQIQNRYQGLSKDISGGLAKKLIQSLPFELTEDQVRAFNEIREDMRASSPMSRLLQGDVGSGKTLVAELAIVDNYEAGYQSALMVPTSVLAMQHYEKIKRDLSPIGIEVALLTGSMKRSEQDSVRNAMITGEIDLVIGTHSLIQDGVEFKNLGLVVVDEQHRFGVKQRETLTSKGSLLDSLVMTATPIPRTLALTAYGDLDISTILTMPKGRSPVRTVLLARSRLRELYSFISDELKMGHQVFFIYPLVEESEQVDLKNATDEAARLREQVFPGVGVELLHGRFTDTEKQEIMQRFRTKKSMILVSTTVVEVGIDVPSATVMVIEHPERFGMAQLHQLRGRVGRSSLKSICVMVMNRAISEETLARLREFASTSSGFDVAELDLKLRGPGEFLGLRQHGIPQFRIGDIVADRDLLFKAREDAKKLIDKDPELSEHGSLRIEMERVYSEKVNLIEVG encoded by the coding sequence ATGCTCTTTGAGCAATTCCTTGATAGATGCGAAGAGCTTTTTGAGACTTCTTTGACCGAAAAGAAGGAAGTAAGTGTTCTTCCCGAATTTAGACAACTCATTTCGTTAGTGGATAAGGAGGAGCTTTCTTCTTATGCCTCGCTTGAGGATTACTTTCCGAAATTTACTTCATACTTCTCAGGAATTGACAGCTTATCGGATGATCGCAAGTTAAGAAGATTGAGAAACGGACTTGAGATGATCGAAAAGCTGAGAAAGATCTTTCTTATGCGTTCAGCCGAAGAAATCGATTCCCTTCTCGGCAGACCTGTTTCTCACTCAACTCCGATCAAGTTCGCATACTCTGTTGGTGAAGCAAGATCAAAAATACTTAAGAGAATGGATATTGAAACAGTCGGAGATCTTATCTACTACTTTCCAAGAGACTACGAAGATCGTAGGATAATTGTCTCTATTTCCTCGATAGTCCCTGATTGCAAGGTAAGCGTGAAAGGTCGAATTCTGAATTTCTCTGCCAAGAAAGTCTCTGGATACACGATTATCTCAGCTGTAGCGAGTGACGGCTTTGGTCAACTTCTTTTGAAGTGGTTCAATCAGGACTATATTCTTCAAAAGCTCAAGAAGGAGCGAGAGTATCTAATTCACGGACTGGCCAAGAAGACTCCTTTTGGCCCCATGGAAATGAACTCCCCGGAAATTGAGGAGGTTGAAGGGGAGGTACCTAGAGAGATTCTCCCGGTCTATTCTCTGACTTCGGGAATCTCAATGAAGATGATGAGAAAAGTAATTAAGCGCAACCTGGGGCTAGTTAGATCGCTGGATAATCTGGTCCCGCTCCCGTTTGTGAAGAGCAGAGACCTCCTCGATCGGAGACATGCCTTTGTTGCAATTCATTTTCCAAAGAGCCAATTCGAAATAAGAAAAGCACGAGAGACTCTGGCGTATGAAGAATTCTTTCTCTTCGAAACCTCAATTCTATATAGAAGAAGGCAGATTCAGAACCGGTATCAAGGTCTTTCTAAAGATATCAGTGGAGGTCTTGCCAAGAAGTTGATTCAATCATTACCCTTTGAATTGACGGAAGATCAGGTGAGAGCCTTCAATGAGATCAGGGAAGACATGAGAGCCTCTTCGCCTATGAGTCGATTACTTCAAGGTGATGTCGGATCTGGAAAGACTCTTGTTGCCGAACTGGCAATTGTAGACAATTATGAAGCAGGTTATCAGAGTGCACTCATGGTTCCAACATCTGTCTTGGCGATGCAGCATTACGAGAAAATCAAACGAGATCTATCGCCTATTGGAATTGAAGTAGCGTTGTTAACCGGTTCAATGAAGAGAAGTGAACAGGACTCTGTAAGAAACGCGATGATTACTGGAGAAATAGACCTGGTTATTGGTACGCATTCTCTCATTCAAGATGGTGTGGAATTTAAGAATCTTGGACTTGTAGTAGTCGACGAGCAACATAGATTCGGAGTTAAGCAGAGAGAGACTCTGACATCTAAGGGAAGTCTTCTCGATAGTCTCGTAATGACAGCCACACCAATTCCAAGGACTCTTGCCCTAACGGCTTATGGGGATCTCGATATTTCAACTATTCTTACGATGCCGAAGGGAAGATCACCGGTGAGAACAGTCCTGCTTGCCAGGAGCAGATTGCGAGAGTTATACTCCTTCATCTCAGATGAGCTGAAAATGGGACATCAGGTCTTCTTCATATATCCTCTTGTTGAGGAATCTGAACAAGTAGACCTCAAGAATGCAACAGACGAAGCTGCAAGGCTTAGAGAACAGGTCTTCCCAGGAGTAGGGGTTGAACTGCTCCACGGAAGATTCACCGATACAGAGAAGCAAGAGATAATGCAGAGATTCAGAACGAAAAAGAGCATGATTCTTGTTTCTACAACGGTTGTTGAAGTCGGAATTGATGTGCCCTCGGCAACGGTAATGGTAATCGAACACCCTGAGAGATTCGGAATGGCCCAGTTACACCAGCTTAGAGGACGGGTAGGAAGAAGCAGCCTCAAGTCGATTTGCGTAATGGTTATGAATCGCGCTATTTCAGAAGAAACTCTCGCCAGGCTAAGGGAATTTGCTTCAACCTCAAGTGGCTTCGATGTTGCAGAGCTTGATCTGAAGCTGAGAGGACCTGGAGAGTTCCTTGGGTTAAGGCAGCATGGAATCCCCCAGTTTAGAATTGGGGATATAGTTGCTGATCGAGATCTGCTTTTCAAAGCTAGAGAAGACGCAAAGAAGCTGATTGACAAAGATCCCGAACTCTCTGAACATGGCTCACTACGAATCGAGATGGAAAGAGTTTATTCGGAAAAGGTAAATTTGATAGAGGTCGGATGA
- a CDS encoding RsmD family RNA methyltransferase encodes MLTITGGKWTRRSIKTTARRKTRYTPQSARKALFDIVDVASKSFIDLFAGSGIMSFEAMSRGAAEAISVDVSKKACNLILDNRNELDPSMNLRIVCADFRRAIPSLIRQGVGADTVFADPPFDEEYIEPFFTVLNQNPELINHWGQLIVETSEREKKTVLELSSLFQLVDQREYAGVVFSIMVRQ; translated from the coding sequence ATGTTGACGATAACAGGAGGAAAGTGGACGAGAAGATCGATAAAGACGACGGCTAGAAGAAAGACCAGATATACACCACAGTCGGCAAGGAAAGCGCTCTTCGACATTGTGGACGTAGCTTCGAAATCCTTCATTGATCTCTTTGCTGGAAGCGGAATAATGTCCTTTGAAGCTATGAGCAGAGGTGCTGCAGAGGCGATATCTGTCGATGTGTCGAAGAAAGCATGCAACTTGATTCTTGATAATAGGAATGAACTCGATCCTTCAATGAATCTGAGGATCGTTTGCGCCGACTTTCGCAGAGCGATCCCATCACTTATCAGACAGGGCGTGGGCGCTGACACTGTATTTGCTGACCCTCCCTTCGATGAAGAATACATTGAACCTTTCTTTACCGTTCTGAACCAGAACCCCGAACTCATAAACCATTGGGGTCAATTGATAGTCGAAACTTCAGAGAGAGAGAAGAAAACTGTGTTGGAGCTCTCCTCGTTGTTTCAACTTGTTGATCAAAGAGAATATGCAGGCGTTGTATTCTCAATAATGGTGAGACAATGA
- a CDS encoding Mut7-C RNAse domain-containing protein, whose protein sequence is MKFLVEDSLTKLAKKLRLMGFDTEICTRSEIGEASLDRDVFLTKSRKALEIAWKSKIKCYLIKSENWKSQLKSVIQRFKIDSNDVHFLSRCSKCNGILVEASPDDLANVPEYVALTKGRFSRCRRCGQVYWNGSHVEQMKWMKALLEKSGDKTEEI, encoded by the coding sequence ATGAAGTTTCTTGTCGAAGACTCTTTGACAAAGCTGGCGAAGAAACTTCGACTTATGGGGTTTGATACCGAGATATGCACTAGAAGTGAAATTGGCGAAGCATCTCTAGATAGAGACGTGTTTCTGACAAAGAGCAGAAAGGCACTTGAAATTGCCTGGAAGTCCAAGATCAAATGCTATCTCATCAAATCGGAGAACTGGAAGTCTCAACTGAAGTCTGTAATTCAGCGATTCAAGATAGATTCGAACGATGTGCACTTTTTAAGCAGGTGTTCAAAGTGCAACGGCATCCTTGTTGAAGCTTCTCCAGATGACCTAGCTAACGTTCCGGAATATGTGGCACTTACAAAAGGCAGGTTTTCCAGATGTAGACGCTGCGGTCAGGTCTACTGGAACGGAAGTCATGTTGAGCAAATGAAATGGATGAAGGCCTTGTTGGAAAAGAGTGGTGATAAAACTGAAGAGATCTAG
- a CDS encoding GAF domain-containing sensor histidine kinase — MIKLKRSSFEISADELIKRILSRISSEVSSDASLFILEKYRDVFKEVDPREGLSRTGREIKLSDNDFLRKRTENIIDEKNVIVSSHLGELEERVKLICLSYSNEPLGLLLLSAGSEVKDSLKAWIKELELALHYSLKRSTEEEGYRRLKLVSRLTSVLETETHSEELIYKSLEIAREMLRVRWIFFLERFETRFLLRAAIGEGTNPLRAIEMKISEEQLDLLSQERLFVSARKSVISSLIFREEISVGSFITIPLTVEGTLLGLIIAADREEIEGEFRAYKHLDKEDLKMLDDISRRMAVAISKIKLTSRLELEVRKLKQLGKKHEELISEQKEQLFKLSVLHKITDAMKRSLDRERVVRILLLGATDTSGLKFDRATFFRVDAVRSLLVSETRVTSGRRDSRHDKSVYSDLSRYLQDLSLEPYDSDDNRVSGSIPYPGNLILERVVLRKKMVHVTPEMLRLRVDELALMNRIIGTDEYLIAPVAGEEDVLGVLVVDNNDSGKKISNADMEIIGLLADSTGVALELTENYKRILQMAESLEKERNLSNYYRKFVSSILQSLESAIIVCSVEGEITELNRTAEFLLDLSREELIGKSIESIRTKLGSIIDLLSDAIRIGETITLTDQHFDAFGEKHFDVRITPLREEKRKRLSGVILSLDDITRRKKLEQELKSREQLAALGEMSAKVAHEIRNPITIIGGFVKRILASSDREKTEEYARILMDELQRLDGIVGEVLEISRRKSRPSEEEFDLVSVTREILAGFEEKATTENVKLVLYAKEDRIEYYGNKDRIKQVIINLVQNAIEASDKAGQVLITLERRIDCVSFSAKNGGKTIPEETLKRIFEPFFTTKTLGTGLGLSICKKIVEEHGGEIHASSGMEGTVFTFTLPTKKFGRFELEKDTDS, encoded by the coding sequence GTGATAAAACTGAAGAGATCTAGCTTTGAGATTTCAGCCGATGAATTAATCAAAAGAATTCTCTCGAGAATTTCTTCAGAAGTCTCTTCCGATGCATCCCTGTTCATTCTGGAAAAATACCGTGACGTATTTAAAGAAGTTGATCCGAGGGAGGGTCTTTCACGTACGGGCAGAGAGATAAAGTTGAGCGACAATGACTTTCTCAGAAAGAGGACGGAGAATATCATCGACGAGAAGAACGTCATCGTATCTTCCCATCTTGGAGAACTAGAGGAGCGGGTTAAACTAATATGTCTTTCTTACAGTAATGAACCGCTTGGCCTGCTCTTGCTTTCTGCTGGCTCTGAAGTTAAGGACTCACTTAAAGCATGGATCAAGGAACTCGAACTCGCGTTACACTATTCTCTCAAGAGGTCGACCGAAGAAGAAGGGTACAGGAGACTGAAACTCGTGTCGAGACTGACCTCGGTTCTTGAAACAGAAACTCATTCAGAAGAGCTCATTTACAAATCTCTGGAGATTGCAAGAGAAATGCTGAGGGTTAGGTGGATCTTCTTTCTTGAAAGATTCGAGACAAGATTCCTTCTAAGAGCCGCCATAGGTGAAGGCACAAACCCTCTCAGAGCAATTGAGATGAAGATTTCCGAGGAACAGCTCGATTTACTTTCTCAGGAGAGACTATTCGTTTCAGCCAGGAAGTCAGTGATCTCATCATTGATTTTCAGAGAAGAGATTTCGGTTGGCTCATTCATTACTATCCCTCTTACTGTTGAAGGAACCCTTCTTGGACTAATAATTGCGGCGGACAGGGAGGAAATCGAAGGAGAATTCAGAGCCTACAAACATCTCGATAAAGAAGACTTGAAGATGTTAGACGATATCAGCAGAAGAATGGCCGTTGCGATAAGCAAAATAAAGCTTACTTCCAGACTAGAGCTAGAGGTGAGAAAACTCAAACAACTTGGAAAGAAGCATGAAGAGCTCATAAGTGAGCAGAAGGAGCAGCTTTTCAAGCTTAGCGTACTTCATAAAATAACTGACGCGATGAAAAGAAGCCTTGATCGAGAGAGAGTAGTCAGAATTCTTCTCTTAGGCGCAACCGATACTTCGGGACTTAAATTCGACAGGGCGACATTCTTTAGAGTGGATGCTGTCCGCTCCCTGCTCGTTTCAGAAACCAGAGTAACTTCAGGAAGAAGAGATAGTAGACATGACAAATCTGTATACAGTGATCTTTCCAGATATCTTCAGGACTTATCTCTTGAGCCGTATGACTCTGACGATAATAGAGTATCGGGTTCAATTCCATATCCTGGAAATCTGATTCTGGAGAGAGTGGTCCTCAGAAAAAAGATGGTTCATGTAACCCCGGAGATGTTGAGATTGAGAGTAGATGAGTTGGCGCTTATGAACAGAATAATCGGAACCGACGAATACTTGATTGCTCCAGTAGCCGGCGAAGAGGATGTTCTTGGAGTTCTGGTAGTTGACAACAATGATTCCGGGAAAAAAATAAGCAATGCTGATATGGAAATCATAGGGCTACTTGCCGATAGCACAGGAGTAGCCCTGGAGCTAACTGAAAACTACAAGAGAATTCTGCAAATGGCTGAGAGTCTGGAGAAAGAGCGAAATCTGTCAAATTACTATCGCAAGTTTGTTTCAAGCATACTGCAGTCTCTCGAGTCTGCGATAATCGTCTGTTCTGTAGAAGGCGAAATAACAGAACTTAACAGAACGGCAGAGTTTCTTCTGGACCTGAGCAGGGAAGAACTAATAGGAAAGAGCATTGAATCAATTAGAACGAAACTTGGTAGCATTATTGACCTGCTGTCTGATGCTATAAGAATCGGGGAGACAATTACGTTAACGGATCAGCACTTCGACGCTTTTGGCGAGAAACATTTTGATGTTCGAATTACCCCTTTGAGGGAAGAGAAGCGGAAGAGGCTGTCAGGTGTAATTCTATCGCTAGATGACATTACCAGAAGAAAAAAACTGGAACAAGAGCTAAAGAGCAGAGAGCAGCTTGCAGCGTTGGGCGAGATGTCGGCAAAAGTAGCCCATGAAATCAGAAATCCCATAACAATAATCGGTGGTTTCGTGAAGAGAATACTGGCTTCCTCAGACAGGGAGAAAACTGAAGAATATGCAAGGATCCTGATGGACGAGCTTCAGAGGCTGGACGGTATAGTAGGGGAAGTGCTGGAAATCTCTAGAAGAAAGAGCAGACCTTCCGAAGAAGAGTTTGATCTTGTTTCTGTCACACGTGAAATACTGGCCGGTTTTGAAGAAAAAGCCACGACAGAAAATGTTAAACTTGTCCTATACGCGAAAGAAGATAGAATTGAATATTACGGAAATAAGGATAGGATTAAACAGGTTATAATCAATCTTGTTCAAAACGCCATTGAGGCCTCTGATAAAGCCGGGCAAGTTCTTATCACTTTAGAGAGAAGAATTGATTGCGTTTCTTTCTCGGCAAAGAACGGTGGGAAGACAATCCCGGAAGAGACTTTGAAGCGAATCTTTGAACCCTTCTTCACGACGAAGACTCTAGGCACGGGTCTCGGACTTTCGATCTGCAAGAAGATCGTTGAGGAACATGGTGGAGAGATCCATGCCTCAAGCGGAATGGAAGGAACGGTTTTCACCTTCACTTTGCCGACTAAGAAATTTGGGAGGTTTGAACTTGAAAAAGATACTGATAGTTGA